The nucleotide sequence GTCATCATCAGTAGCTTGCACAATGCAATCTGGTAACTCCTTTGCTTACATCACACAATATCTCAGGAACAATGGATTCTTGATTCTAGTGCTTCTGCGCATATTCCTAGTAACAAAAATACTCTATTTAATCTTAGTGCCCCTGTATCTTCTCTATTGTGACTTTGGCTAATAGATCAAAAATTGTTGTAAAACGGATAGGTATAGCTAATCCTCTGCTTTCCGTATCTTTAAAATCAGTTCTTTTAGCACCAGAATGTCCATATAATCTTATTTCCATTAgcaaattcatcaaaaatcataaatgtGTTGAAACCTTCCTTGATGATTTTGTTCTTCTGCATGATCGGAATATGGGACAGATAATTGGAAAAGGACATGAATCACAGGGATTGTACCTACTACCCACCCCACAACCATATGTTGCTTTCACTTCTACTACTTCTTATAAATTGCTCCATAATCAACTAGGTCATCCGAGTCTCTTGAAACTACATAAGATTATCCACAGTCTATCGTTGTTAGAATGTGAGTCATGTCAGCTTGCATAGCACACTCGTTCCTCTTTCCCAAAGCATGTCAATAATAGGGCCACCTCTATGTTTGAAGTTGTTCATTCAGACATATGGGATCCAAGTCGTGTAAGTTCTTCCTTAGGTTTTCATTATTGTTGACTTTCATTGATGACTATTCTCGGTGCACATGGTTATTTTCAATGAAAAATAGATCTGAGTTAGTCTCTATCTTTCAGAAATTTTGTCCTGAAATTCGCAATCAATTTGGTACTGTCATTAAGAAGTTAATCAATGATAGTACCCGAGAATATTTCTACGcctctttctcttctttcatgTCATCTCATGGCACATTGCACTTGTCTTCTTGTGCACATACTCCTAAATGAAATGGAGTTGTTGCGCGTAAGAACAGGCATCTAACTGGAACAGCTCGGACATTGTTCATTCAAAATCATGTCCCTTTACGTTTTTGGGTTGATGTCGTTATTATTGCCTATTATTTAATCAATCATATGCCTTCTTTTTTGCAATACAAGAGCCCACACTCAATACTCTATCCGGACCATAATTTGTTCCCTTTCCTCCACGTGTGAGCGGTTGCACCGGTTCTATTCATAACCTTACCCTAGAAAAGACAAACTTCAGCACACAACTTTTAAATGTGTCTTTCTTAGACATTCTTGTTTAGAAAAAGATTACAAATGCTTTGACCCCTTTACTAATAAGTACTTGATCTCGGTAGATGTTAGCTTTTTTGTGTCTTTTCCGTATTTTTCTGctaatacaagaaatcaaaagaTCATACTAGCTGTCCTTCCAATTCCAACTATTCTGCAACCAGCTTCACCTCCTTCTCTTAAGGTCTATTCTCGGCGACCTCAGCCTCTTTCTGAGCCTGCTAACCCAGTTAGTATTTCTAACTCTGATACAAGTACACAAAGCATTCTTGGTAACTTATTACCTGCTCCAACAATGTCTCCTGCTCCAGTCGAGCACTCATCATATGATCATCCCATTGCTCTTCGCAAAGGCACTAGAATTACTGCTAATCAAGCTCCTATTTGTACTTACTTAAGCTATTATCATCTGTCACCTTCATATCATGCCCTCATTACTAGCTTATCCACTGTCAAAGTTCCCAAGACTGTGGCAGAAGCATTGGTTCATCCAGGCACGATTGAAGAAATGCATACTTTGCATGATGATGCTACTTGGAAACTTGTTCCTTTATCGAAAGGCAAAACCACCGTTGGTTGTCGTTGGGTATTCGCAGTTAAGGAAGGTTCAGATGGAGCTATTGATTGTCTCAAAGTGAGACTAGTTTAGCTGAGGGATACACTCAGATTTATGGCATCGACTATGGAGATACTTTCTCACCCATTGCCAAGATGGCTTATGTTCGTCTCCTCATATCTATGGCAGCAATGAAACATTGGCCCCTTTTCCAGCTAGACATTGAAAACCTATTCCTTCACAGAGAACTTGCTGAAGAGGTTTACATGGAGCAACCACTAAGATTTGTTGCTCGGGGGAAGTCTGGATTAGTATGTAGACTTCGCCGATCCCTTTATGGTCTTAAGCAATTTCCTAGAGCATGGTTTGGTCATTTTCGAGCTGTTGTCCAAGGAACGATTTAAAATAGAAATTGATCACTCCGTATTTTATAGGCATTCATCTCTTGGCAAACatatctttttaattgtttttgttgaTGAATTGTTATCACAGGTGATGatcatgaaggaatttctcaactcAAGCAACACCTTTCAAGTCACTTTCATACTAAGGATTTGGGCAAGCTGAAATACTTTCTAGGCATTAAAGAGGCACAGTTGGCAATGGTAAGGAAAATATACCTTAGACATTTTGGAAGACGCTGGTACGTTGGATTGCAAACATGTGGACATTCCCATGGATCCAAATACTAAGTTTACATAGGACAGGGGGGCCTCTAATAGATCCTAGCAGATACCGGAGACTTGTTGGCAAACTTAACAACCTTATGATCACACGACCCAACATCTCATTTATTGCTAGTGTAGTTAGCCGGTTTCTGCAATCACCTCGTGATAGTCACTAAAATGCGATGATTCACATTCTGCGATATATCAAAAGCTCTCCAAGACAGTTTATTGTATGAAGACTAAGGACACACCCACATTGTTGGGTGTTCTCATGCAGATTGGGCTAGGTCTCCTTCTGTTAGGCTGTCTACTTGAGGTTATTGTGTTCTAATAGGAGGTAATCTAATATCCTGGAAAAGCAAAAAGCAAGATGTCGTAGCTAGATCAAGCGCAGAGGCGGAGTATCAAGCTATGGCATTGGCTACATCTGAGCTTATATGGCGAAGATAACTTCTCCAAGAATTAAAGACGAGAGGAGTTGAACCGATGAAATTGTTCATGATAACCAAGTTGCAGTACATATCGCTTCTAAAGTTGTATTTCATGAAAGAAGAAGCACATTGAGAAAAATTGTCACTTCATTTGAGAGAAGATTGAGTATGCATATATCTCCACAAGTTTTGTCAACTCGAAAGATCAACTGGCGGATATTTTCACAAAATCACTTCAAAGATCCAGAATTTACTATATTTGCGGCAAGCTAGGAGCATATGACTTGTACGCTCCATCTTGAGATGGAGTGTTAACTATGATATCATTATTAGATAATGTAGGTATGAGAATATCTCTATAATTAGATAGTGTAGATATGGGAACATCCCCAAATCCCAATAATTAGGCACTAAAAATATTGTGTAATAGTCTTATTAGTTTCTTTCCTTATTTACATTTGATGTAACACTATTTAATCCCACTTGCTTGAGGGAATAATCAAGACATTAATTCCCAAATTCTCTTCTCTTGTCTCTCTAATTTATCAATTTTGGTACTTTCTTCCCCTCCTGCTAGTGAAATCATAAGTCAAATTAACATCTCGACTACCACACGGAGCAACTAGAGTAGTATAAATGAAAGAGAAGGACCGTGTAGGTTGAGAAAGcatcaaatcatggaaaaatcaaaccaatcagtttgcaaatattttaaaccatgagtTTGAGCAACCAGAGTAATATAAATGAAAGGAAGGACTGTGTAGGTTGAGAAAGCATCAAATGATGGAAAATTCAAACAATCAGTTTgcaaatattttaaaccatgatttCAGTTGTCTCGATGGTTTGGATTAGTTTGGTAGTTCTTTAAACATCCCTCACTGTCAAAATGCAAAACCTTACCAAGAAAGAGCATAACTGCAATGACCTTTTACTATTTGTTGGTGCTGCCATAACAATCCTTCCTTGAATACAAGCTACAATAGTCGCACCTTCCCAGTTTTCTCCTCGCTTACAAACCCCAGCCCATGCAAAACGTACTAccttgccagaaatatggtaccTACATTGCTAGCAAGAGAAACCTAAGCTATGGATACAGCTAGTTTAAAAGCCAAAAACTCATTGGTGCTTTCTATAGGTACTTACTTACATCATAAGCAAGACGTCTTATCAAACTTCTGAATCCAAATGGTTATGAACTTATAATTATTCCAAAATTCACAAAACAGATACCCTAAGGGTGCAGGCATGTAGCAACATACTAGAGATACCGACGACATTAGCAGTTCTTTTAGCAAAAAGACAAGCAGAAAAGAAAGAGGAGAGGGAGAAAACAATGTTAATGGAAGAAAAGAGTTTTCAATGGATGATAACACTTATTAAGTAGTCCAACCAGCTTTTCAGAGAATGAGATCCATAAAGAAGAATGTTACAGAACTAGAACTGATTGAGTTCTTGTttataagagaaattaaaaagaaaatatcaaggacTTACTGCATCTTTACCACTTTATCAGGATCACTGCTTGATGGGAACTTTCCAAACTGCACATCCAtattttcttcctcttcctcctcatcttcctctttgattttattaCTTGAACCAGCAGTACCAACAGAAATTGGTACAGCTCTAGATGTCAAACAATTTTCAGGACCAGGATTGATATTGGCATCATCACCTCCATGAGCACTACCACTAAGTGCAGCTTGGTCTTCAGTTTCATTCTCATCAAGTCCAACAGGAGATTCAGGGTGTGAGCCCTCCTCTTCCTCAATGGAAGCTTCAAAAGGATCCTTTGAATGCTTCATAGTACTATCTGCAGAGGAAATTGAGATTAAAATGAAGTCTTCACACCAAGGTTACCACTTGCCCATCTTTAGTAAGATTACTGACACCATCgttattcaaaaacaaaaaatctcaaaatttagtGTGCCTTGTGAAGTTACTTGTTCGACGGAGTCTAGGGAATGATGTTACCTCTGACTAGACAACAAAAGCATACtagtataatcccacaaagtgaagtctggggagggtagagtgtacaaagaccttacctctacctcagaggtagagggattgtttccaatagaccctcggctaGAGAAAAAATAGTCCAAAGCAGTCCAGAAAAAGAAGTAACAAAAGTACAAGAAATATCAGATAGTAACAAAAGACCCTCCGACTTGATCAATAGTAAATAATTTCCAACTCGGATATTCTTAAGTAATTTGAAATTgcaagaatgaaaaagaaataaagcaAGGGATTGGAATGAAATGGTTCCAGGTGGAGTGAAAATTAACATTTGAGAAATTCAGCCGACCCCAAGTAGCTTCCTGGATTGaggtattgttgttattgtggcaGAGAAAGAAACACAAGGATACTCTAAAAATGTTAAAGAAGTTACAGATTTGATCAGATTTTCCAATTGCTCTTGAATTGGGCAAAATTTGTGAATTGAAAGACAAATATAGTGGTCACATGAAATGAAGGCAGAAAAGACACGGCAACAGTGACGACAATTTGCACCATTTCATATAAAGGCCAGTTAACTTCTTCAATAATTTGATCACTCTTCATACAAGAACACCTATCTATATTACATGAACTGCATATCAATGTTAAAAGTTGTTCTTCTTGCTTGAAAAGGGTTTAGAGACTATTTAGGAACAAGTGAACAACATTTGTGCCTGCCTATACAAGGATAGGGTGGACTGGAAATTGGAAGTTGGAATTTCTTCAATCAACCAAATATAATCACAAAAGAGCCTTATAAAGGAGCTCAATCTCCAAAAAATGAATAACAACAATAGCAAAAATACCAATAGTGACGTAGTAAAGACACGACCAGCATACAATGACAGCAATTTGCAACACAAGGCCAGTTAACTTCttcaataatttgatgattgATCGACTCTGCATACAAGAACACATATTTATATCACATGATATGCTTAGCAATGTTAAAAGTGTTCGTCTTGCTTGAAAAGGGTTTAGAGACTATATCCAACAATTAGGTTTTAGGAACAACATTCGTGCCTGCCAGTACAATATAGGGTAGATTGGAAATTTAAATTTCTTCAATCAACCCACTATAATCACAAAGAACCCAATGAAGGAACCCCAACCTCCAACAGCATACCCCATATAATCCTCTACTATGGTTAGGGGAGgttagagtgtatgcagacctttagagaggttatttttgaCAGACCCTCAGCTCAAGGAACCCCAAGCTCCAGCAACATACGTTATATAATCCCACAAATGCGGTCTGCGACGGGTAGAGTGCACACTATCTTACCCCTATCTTGGGAGGCAGAGAGGTTGTAGATTCTacagaccctcggctcaaggaaCACCTAGCTCACCAACAACATACCCATTATAAGCCCACAAGTGGGGCTGGGGAAGAGCGTACGCATACCTAACCCCACCTTGGAATGTGGAAAGATTGCTCCTGATAGACCCTGTGCAAGGAGCCCAAGCtccaacaacatacccagtgtaatcccatgaGTAAGCTCTGGAAAGGATAGAGTATACACATATTAAGTTCTGGAAAGGATAGAGTATACACGTACCTTACCCCTATCTTCAGAGGTCGAGTGGTTGTTTTCGCTAGAACCTCGGCTCAAGAAGCCCCAAGCcccaacaacatacccagtgtaatcccacgaGTCGGGACTGGAGAGGATAGAGCATATGCATACTTTGCCCCTATCTTGGGAGGTAGCGAGGTTGTTctcaatagaccctcggctcaagaaatCCCAACCTCGAACAGCATACCCAGTGACCAGTATAATTCCACAAGTAAGTTCTGGAAAGGATAGAGTATACATACTTTACCCCTATCTTGGGAGGTCGAGAGGTTGTTTTCGTTAGACCTTCAACTCAAATAACCCCAACCTCCAACAACATACCAGCGTAATTGCACAAGTAGGGTTTGGGAAAGATACAGTGTACACCTTAACTCTACATTGGGAGGTATAGAGGTGGTTTCCGATAGACCCGCAGCTTAAGGAACCCCAAGTTccggaaaaaagaaaaacaacaatggCAACAACAACAACGGCAACAATAATGAACATTAACAGACAAAGAATTTCCGTACAATGCAACTTCAGTTAAAACATCAAAACCACCAAAAATCACATATATAAACACAGGAAAACAAAGGGGTGTTAATTTTGTCTCTCTTTTAAAGATTAATAATTCAATTAAATGTAGAGGAAATAAAGTAAAACCTGATTGATTACCCATTTATACAGAAATTACTGGAGAAAAAACTTAGTTAAATTGAATATATAGATGTGTAATGGGGGAATAACCCGGAATTAAAAGTAACAGTGCTggtttcagtatttcagttgaCAGAAAGAAGACAAGAAGAAGAGATGCCGAGGCCTATATATAGCTTTTCTATTTGGGAAACGGGTTGAATTGTCTTGGCTATGATGGCTTGGGCTTGCACGTTAAACTAGGACTAATTGCACAAATAGCCACTTACCCAATGGAAATTTGGCTATTACACCTTTTAATTAggggtaaacaacataaatttcactATTATAGTAGCTAATTACTCTTTCTCTCCCATGAGTTCTCAATATTACataatattttgttaaaaaataaggCGGATACACTGTAGATAAGTATATCTTTAGATACATGTTAAGGCATCTAGATACAAATTTAAGGTATCAAATACATAGTTCAGTCTCAGATACATCGCACATATTTGAGGGGCTACAACATATACCTGCATGTATCTAAATATTACATCTATCCACGTGATTGTAGCATGTATCCGTGTATCAGGGGTTATTATGAAATATCATGTAATTGAATTGAAaaaaaggaataataataataagacgaAGAATCGTCGTACAATGCAACTTTAGTTATAACTTCAACACCACAAAAAATCACATATANNNNNNNNNNNNNNNNNNNNNNNNNNNNNNNNNNNNNNNNNNNNNNNNNNNNNNNNNNNNNNNNNNNNNNNNNNNNNNNNNNNNNNNNNNNNNNNNNNNNNNNNNNNNNNNNNNNNNNNNNNNNNNNNNNNNNNNNNNNNNNNNNNNNNNNNNNNNNNNNNNNNNNNNNNNNNNNNNNNNNNNNNNNNNNNNNNNNNNNNNNNNNNNNNNNNNNNNNNNNNNNNNNNNNNNNNNNNNNNNNNNNNNNNNNNNNNNNNNNNNNNNNNNNNNNNNNNNNNNNNNNNNNNNNNNNNNNNNNNNNNNNNNNNNNNNNNNNNNNNNNNNNNNNNNNNNNNNNNNNNNNNNNNNNNNNNNNNNNNNNNNNNNNNNNNNNNNNNNNNNNNNNNNNNNNNNNNNNNNNNNNNNNNNNNNNNNNNNNNNNNNNNNNNNNNNNNNNNNNNNNNNNNNNNNNNNNNNNNNNNNNNNNNNNNNNNNNNNNNNNNNNNNNNNNNNNNNNNNNNNNNNNNNNNNNNNNNNNNNNNNNNNNNNNNNNNNNNNNNNNNNNNNNNNNNNNNNNNNNNNNNNNNNNNNNNNNNNNNNNNNNNNNNNNNNNNNNNNNNNNNNNNNNNNNNNNNNNNNNNNNNNNNNNNNNNNNNNNNNNNNNNNNNNNNNNNNNNNNNNNNNNNNNNNNNNNNNNNNNNNNNNNNNNNNNNNNNNNNNNNNNNNNNNNNNNNNNNNNNNNNNNNNNNNNNNNNNNNNNNNNNNNNNNNNNNNNNNNNNNNNNNNNNNNNNNNNNNNNNNNNNNNNNNNNNNNNNNNNNNNNNNNNNNNNNNNNNNNNNNNNNNNNNNNNNNNNNNNNNNNNNNNNNNNNNNNNNNNNNNNNNNNNNNNNNNNNNNNNNNNNNNNNNNNNNNNNNNNNNNNNNNNNNNNNNNNNNNNNNNNNNNNNNNNNNNNNNNNNNNNNNNNNNNNNNNNNNNNNNNNNNNNNNNNNNNNNNNNNNNNNNNNNNNNNNNNNNNNNNNNNNNNNNNNNNNNNNNNNNNNNNNNNNNNNNNNNNNNNNNNNNNNNNNNNNNNNNNNNNNNNNNNNNNNNNNNNNNNNNNNNNNNNNNNNNNNNNNNNNNNNNNNNNNNNNNNNNNNNNNNNNNNNNNNNNNNNNNNNNNNNNNNNNNNNNNNNNNNNNNNNNNNNNNNNNNNNNNNNNNNNNNNNNNNNNNNNNNNNNNNNNNNNNNNNNNNNNNNNNNNNNNNNNNNNNNNNNNNNNNNNNNNNNNNNNNNNNNNNNNNNNNNNNNNNNNNNNNNNNNNNNNNNNNNNNNNNNNNNNNNNNNNNNNNNNNNNNNNNNNNNNNNNNNNNNNNNNNNNNN is from Capsicum annuum cultivar UCD-10X-F1 chromosome 5, UCD10Xv1.1, whole genome shotgun sequence and encodes:
- the LOC107870762 gene encoding transcription initiation factor TFIID subunit 11 (The sequence of the model RefSeq protein was modified relative to this genomic sequence to represent the inferred CDS: added 188 bases not found in genome assembly), coding for MYTLSFPELTCGIILVTGYAVRGWDFLSRGSIENNLATSQDRGKVCICSILSSPDSWDYTGYVVGAWGFLSRGSSENNHSTSEDRGKSRSIIKLLKKLTGLVLQIAVIVCWSCLYYVTIDSTMKHSKDPFEASIEEEEGSHPESPVGLDENETEDQAALSGSAHGGDDANINPGPENCLTSRAVPISVGTAGSSNKIKEEDEEEEEENMDVQFGKFPSSSDPDKVVKMQTILSQFTEEQMNRYESYRRSGFQKSNMKKLLTSITGSSKISLPMTIVVSGIAKLFVGELVETARLVMDERKDTGPIRPCHMRESYRRLKLEGKIPKASVPRLFR